The Lutzomyia longipalpis isolate SR_M1_2022 chromosome 2, ASM2433408v1 DNA window GATGCAGCAACAGCCCATTCAGGAGAAGAGCGATGAGACCAATAAGCTTGTCAGGGGGCTTCCGGAACAGCTGAAATTGTCCAATGATAAGATGATTAACAGCTGTTCAGCGCAAATTATGCACGATCTCAGCAAAGACTTCAAATCCCTGCAGATGAACCTCCTGAAAACCATCAAGGAGTGCATTAAGAATGAGGTGAGGAAGCAATTTTGATCGTTCGGAACATCCGGAAAGTTcctaaattgaataaattcttataatttaatttttccttgcaGATGCAAAAGAGCTTTGAAGCTCAAACGGCAAATTTGGAGGATTCTGTGTTGTCTGTGGTGCGCTCCCAGACGCAGACACCGAGTATTTTTGACGTACAGGAGAAGATTAAGATTCTCCTGGCACAGGGATCAATCAACAAGGCCTTCCATCAGGCACTCATTGCCAATGATTTATCCCTCGTGGAGTTTGTGATCGACAAGGCGGACTACAAGACTGTCTTCAATCCCTGTCCGCTGGAGCAGACGGTTCTCCTGTCCCTCATTCAGCAGATAACAGCCGATATGAGTAGCTACAGTGAGCTCAAGCACAAGtaagatgaaattttctttaaaacttttgtgcaaaaattaattttttaacgaattttcttttgccgcAGATACCTCTCGGAATCGGTTATGAATCTTAATATGAAGGATATAATCACAAAGGAACACGCCCCGTCTGTGATGAAGGAACTCTACCAGAACTGCCAGACGTACATTGCTGCCAATCCGAATAGTCATCTCTGTGGGAGTCTCCGGATGCTCCTTATGGCCATCCAAGGGTTGGGCTTTAAAGTTCTCTGATTCAAGCAACAAATCCCCCCACAATTCAATCATTGAAACACACCCTGTCATCCTTAGATCCccgtaaattttattcttttactgcgctttagtccttttttcattttcaaaaaaaaaaaactgaaccatatatatatttttaaattaatgtaataAGAAAACTCCGCTGGAGACGAAgataagagataaaaaaataaataagattattcaaaatgtaaatgtaataattttaatttaataagctTCAAGATTGAGGGATTTCGATGGGGCATACTGCTGGGCGAATGTGTCAAAGTCACTCTCCTTCTTCGTGTATTCCCGGATGAATGGGGAATCTCGGTAGTTTTCACGGAGTTGCGTGAGATACCGCTGGGGAATTTCCCATCCAGTTTCCTGTTGCTGCGACAGAGCCATGAGATTGATGAGGGTGTCGTAGTTGTTGGGATCTTTGTTCAGAGCTTCACGGAGGGTGGATTCAGCTTCCTCGTACTTCTCCTGCCCAATGAGACAGACAGCCTGGCCATTGAGAAGTTGCACAGTTGGGGTGTATTTGTCGGAGAATTCCTGGAAAATGTAGAAGGCATCCTGAAGTTTTTCCCCACCGACTTCCATGAAAATCCACGCAAGAGCCAATTGCGTCAATGTGGCATCCTCATCTGTCTTCTGCATCGTCTCGTAAGTTTTCTTGGCCAAATCAACGCGATTCAGCTTAAGAAGGGACTGAATACTCAATGCCAGAGACTCCAAATCTTCTCCCGCAATGCTAAAATCCCCAAAATAAgtcaaaattatatattttctattaaaagaattgcattgaaatgaGTTTTCTTTGCACCTGAGACAATTCTCATAGAGCCCTTCCTGGAAGTAGATGGTTCCTGCTGCAACAATCCATGCTAGATCCATAGAACCTCGATGTTTCTCCACGTAATCATCAACTTGCTGAACAATCGCTGCCTTCCGGTCTTGTTGACTGAAATACTCAGCAATCAAGCGAATGGGATACAACTCACTGCTATTCTTCACCTCATCCAGAACAATTCCATACTGCTTCTGACCAATATACGAACGATACAGGAACATATCCTTCTCCACGGATGGACTCTGCAAAGGATCCGGAAtatttcaacataaattttttgaggttatcccaAATCAATTGAAGGGTTTACCTTGATTTTTTGCACTTGATTTATGCACTCCTGGAAGTTTCCCAAGTAGAAGTGATTCCGCACGAGGAACAACTCATTTCCTGCCTTTGCACCATCcatttttcacgaattttcacagaaacaACCCTGTTGTGTtggcaaatatatttttcttgttggAATATGTGGCGCCTCTCTGTGTCCGGAATTGGAAGCTTTGctgagaaatttctcaaggtaaatgcaaaagattttataatttctgtGATTCTTTTGTTGAACAATTtgttaagagtttttttttttgaataattttgcgAGATAGTACAGCGACTAACTAatcaaattaatcttttattttcttttcatttcaattaatgacaaattcaaaagagatacaattgaatttccataaaataaaatctgatCAAAAACAATAGCTGTGACAAACACTCAAAAGTGACtcattttgagagaaaaaagtgtcaaaaaaagtaggaagaaaaatatttttgtggtgAATTTTGCTGCAGATTTTCTCcctaaagaagaaataaaagagaaaagccCTAAAAGTTCGAAGAAATTGGTGcatgaaaatgattaatttcccAGTAGTGCTGTGAAAAGTCTTGGCTTctgctttattttttgtaaataaattgcgtgtggaagaagaaaaggtCGCAAAAAATGGATTCAAATCAACCCATCCTGATGCGAAGTAGATCCTCCGTGGGAGGAAAAGTCCGTGGATTCTTCCAATTTGAGACGTCCGTCAAGGTGATCTGCCTCATCATCATCTTCGGCTACTTCCTGTCCTACTTCGAAACAGTGGCAGATGCCCTTATTGTGACTCCGGGCTACTTTATGCCACCACTCGTACAAATCTGGACAGCCTTCACATTTTGCTTCGTGGAGAAGCATCTCTGGGAGGTGCTGGTGGACATTGCAACTGTGGCACTGTGCGGGAAACTCATTGAGCCCCTCTGGGGCTCCCTTGAGATGATGACGTACTTTGCCGTGACGAACTTTGGTGTGGTCATCCTCACAACCACCTACTACCTTTTCCTCTATGCCTGCACAAAGAATCCCCTCATCCTGTTTGAGGTGCACATCTACGGGCTGGCTGGGTACATTGCTGCCGTTTGCGTGGCTGTGCATCAAATTATGCCAGATCACCTGATTGCACGTACGCCCATTGGGAATTTCACCAATAGAAACATCCCCCTGACTCTCTTCCTCGTGGCTGTTTTCCTCTGGCTCCTTGGCCTACTGGAGGGTAGATACCCAACAATGTTCCTCGCGGGTATCATTACATCCTGGATCTATCTGCGATTCATCCAGCGTCACCGGAATGGCTCCCGCGGAGACTATTCGGAGAATTTTGCATTTGTTCggtgagtttttcttcattaaaaagggaatttttgctttgctaataaaaaaatctccttttcaGCTTCTTCCCGATTGTCCTGCAACCCTTTGTGAGTATCCTCGTGAATCCCATCTACTACACATGTCGTCGATTGGGTATCATAAAGCACACCCCTGTGCCACCAGCAACATCCAACACCCTCCCCCTTAGCTCCGTCAGCATCTCAATGGGTGGCGTTGATCCGTATGATATGGAGAGACGGCGGCAGATTGCCCTGAAGGCACTCAATGAGCGCCTATCAAAGGCAACAGATTCTAGTCGTAGCAAAGCACTACCCAAATCCTTTCCGCAGTCCACGATAAAGTCATCCGCCCCAGCGATCTCCATCAATATCCCCACAACATCCTCTGCTGCATCCACAAGTCACGAATCCCTCATTAAATTCCCCGAGGgagagcaaaataaaaatcaat harbors:
- the LOC129791466 gene encoding coatomer subunit epsilon isoform X1 translates to MDGAKAGNELFLVRNHFYLGNFQECINQVQKIKSPSVEKDMFLYRSYIGQKQYGIVLDEVKNSSELYPIRLIAEYFSQQDRKAAIVQQVDDYVEKHRGSMDLAWIVAAGTIYFQEGLYENCLRCKENSFQCNSFNRKYIILTYFGDFSIAGEDLESLALSIQSLLKLNRVDLAKKTYETMQKTDEDATLTQLALAWIFMEVGGEKLQDAFYIFQEFSDKYTPTVQLLNGQAVCLIGQEKYEEAESTLREALNKDPNNYDTLINLMALSQQQETGWEIPQRYLTQLRENYRDSPFIREYTKKESDFDTFAQQYAPSKSLNLEAY
- the LOC129791466 gene encoding coatomer subunit epsilon isoform X2; translated protein: MDGAKAGNELFLVRNHFYLGNFQECINQVQKIKSPSVEKDMFLYRSYIGQKQYGIVLDEVKNSSELYPIRLIAEYFSQQDRKAAIVQQVDDYVEKHRGSMDLAWIVAAGTIYFQEGLYENCLSIAGEDLESLALSIQSLLKLNRVDLAKKTYETMQKTDEDATLTQLALAWIFMEVGGEKLQDAFYIFQEFSDKYTPTVQLLNGQAVCLIGQEKYEEAESTLREALNKDPNNYDTLINLMALSQQQETGWEIPQRYLTQLRENYRDSPFIREYTKKESDFDTFAQQYAPSKSLNLEAY
- the LOC129791294 gene encoding transmembrane protein 115 — protein: MDSNQPILMRSRSSVGGKVRGFFQFETSVKVICLIIIFGYFLSYFETVADALIVTPGYFMPPLVQIWTAFTFCFVEKHLWEVLVDIATVALCGKLIEPLWGSLEMMTYFAVTNFGVVILTTTYYLFLYACTKNPLILFEVHIYGLAGYIAAVCVAVHQIMPDHLIARTPIGNFTNRNIPLTLFLVAVFLWLLGLLEGRYPTMFLAGIITSWIYLRFIQRHRNGSRGDYSENFAFVRFFPIVLQPFVSILVNPIYYTCRRLGIIKHTPVPPATSNTLPLSSVSISMGGVDPYDMERRRQIALKALNERLSKATDSSRSKALPKSFPQSTIKSSAPAISINIPTTSSAASTSHESLIKFPEGEQNKNQLP